A DNA window from Bradyrhizobium barranii subsp. barranii contains the following coding sequences:
- a CDS encoding Mpo1 family 2-hydroxy fatty acid dioxygenase: MLHETEMAGYFQRQLADYVEYHRDPWNCAMHVVGILLLFTGAVLPLTLVRFPIFGIEVSLAVVAALPVLVYWLMLDAGIGLGILAAMIVLLSVATAIGNQASIVMMWSIFALLIGFGVAAQIVGHRVFEERQPSMVDHPAHFLLGPMFVMAKLFIALGFRRDLAAILAPVPTNSLSTR; the protein is encoded by the coding sequence ATGCTGCACGAGACCGAGATGGCTGGTTATTTTCAACGCCAACTGGCCGATTACGTCGAATATCATCGCGATCCCTGGAACTGCGCGATGCACGTGGTCGGAATCCTCCTGCTCTTCACCGGCGCCGTGCTGCCACTCACTCTCGTGCGTTTTCCCATCTTCGGGATCGAGGTGAGCCTGGCCGTGGTTGCGGCCCTGCCGGTGCTGGTTTACTGGCTGATGCTGGACGCCGGGATTGGGCTCGGCATCCTCGCCGCGATGATCGTGCTGCTTTCGGTCGCAACCGCAATCGGCAATCAGGCCTCGATCGTCATGATGTGGTCGATTTTTGCGCTGCTGATCGGATTTGGCGTCGCAGCGCAGATCGTGGGCCACAGGGTTTTCGAGGAACGGCAGCCGTCGATGGTCGACCACCCCGCGCATTTCCTGCTTGGACCGATGTTTGTCATGGCGAAATTATTCATTGCACTGGGCTTCCGTCGCGACCTTGCCGCGATTCTGGCGCCTGTTCCGACCAATTCCCTTTCAACCCGATAG
- a CDS encoding NAD-dependent epimerase/dehydratase family protein: MALVLVTGGSGFIGHHLVEALRARGQRVRVLDVRAPAAANADVEHVHGSVLDGTAVEAAIAGVDQVYHLAGLPGMWVANKQDFHDVNCRGTEIVLAAAMKRGVSRFLHCSTESILFPYSDLNGVAAEEALQPADAMPGAYTRSKSLAEHHAAKAAAAGFPLVIGTPTMPIGAADHNLTPPTAMLWYFLQKKVQPHLNFLVNLVDVRDVAMGLVLTMERGRIGQRYILGGDCVPLGNILRMMSAMSGRRQFPVVVPGKIAELSAIMLEHISDRITRRPPNGTAEGVRIALAASDLSIGKARTELGYAPRPIEPVLRETIIHLLARNGQRPSGAIEHHALSSRAS; encoded by the coding sequence ATGGCTCTCGTACTGGTTACCGGTGGCAGCGGCTTCATCGGACATCATCTTGTAGAAGCGCTCCGCGCCCGTGGGCAGCGGGTACGCGTTCTCGATGTCCGTGCGCCGGCCGCGGCGAACGCGGACGTTGAACACGTCCACGGCTCGGTGCTGGACGGTACCGCGGTCGAGGCCGCGATCGCCGGTGTCGATCAGGTCTATCACCTCGCCGGCCTGCCCGGCATGTGGGTCGCCAACAAGCAGGACTTCCACGACGTCAATTGCCGCGGCACCGAAATCGTGCTTGCCGCGGCGATGAAGCGCGGCGTGTCGCGCTTCCTGCACTGCTCGACGGAATCGATCCTGTTCCCCTATTCCGACCTCAACGGCGTTGCCGCCGAAGAGGCGCTGCAGCCGGCCGATGCGATGCCCGGCGCCTATACGCGGTCGAAGTCGCTCGCAGAGCACCACGCCGCGAAGGCGGCGGCCGCAGGGTTTCCGCTCGTGATCGGCACGCCGACGATGCCGATCGGCGCCGCCGACCACAACCTGACGCCGCCGACCGCGATGCTGTGGTACTTCCTCCAGAAGAAGGTGCAGCCGCATCTCAACTTCCTGGTCAATCTCGTCGATGTTCGCGACGTCGCGATGGGCCTCGTGCTGACCATGGAGCGCGGCCGCATCGGCCAGCGCTACATCCTTGGCGGCGACTGCGTTCCGCTCGGCAACATCCTGCGGATGATGTCGGCGATGAGCGGCCGCCGGCAGTTCCCTGTCGTCGTGCCCGGCAAGATCGCCGAGCTCTCCGCGATCATGCTCGAACATATCTCCGATCGCATCACGCGCCGGCCGCCCAACGGCACCGCCGAGGGCGTACGCATCGCGCTTGCCGCGAGCGACCTCTCGATCGGCAAGGCGCGCACCGAGCTCGGCTACGCGCCGCGCCCGATCGAACCGGTCTTGCGCGAAACCATCATCCATCTGCTCGCCCGCAACGGCCAGCGGCCCTCCGGCGCCATCGAGCATCACGCGCTGTCCTCGCGCGCGAGCTAA
- a CDS encoding methyltransferase family protein, with translation MSFDFSKLLSVAWGGWTTTWPTELLALIWLAFLASWVGASFWQGRTQKQVMTLESQRYRLPILVGGILYTPWVAQVLGWKPLWVLGNTGIYIAAVLSAAGIAFAWWGRLHLGKFWSNTITHKEDHRVIDTGPYGIVRHPIYTGLIAGMLVTGIAIGLVTTILGAILISLGMWQKGRMEEVFLSKELGEDAYGAYCRRVPMIIPFLSPR, from the coding sequence ATGTCCTTCGATTTCAGCAAGCTTCTCTCCGTGGCCTGGGGTGGCTGGACCACGACCTGGCCGACCGAACTCCTGGCCTTGATCTGGCTCGCCTTTCTCGCCAGCTGGGTCGGCGCCTCGTTCTGGCAGGGCCGCACCCAGAAGCAGGTCATGACGCTGGAGTCGCAGCGCTATCGCCTGCCGATCCTGGTCGGCGGAATCCTGTACACGCCGTGGGTTGCACAGGTCCTGGGCTGGAAGCCGCTCTGGGTGCTCGGCAACACCGGCATCTACATCGCCGCGGTCCTCTCGGCCGCCGGCATCGCCTTCGCCTGGTGGGGCCGGCTGCATCTCGGAAAATTCTGGTCCAACACCATCACCCACAAGGAAGACCACCGCGTTATCGACACTGGCCCCTACGGCATCGTGCGTCACCCGATCTACACGGGACTGATTGCAGGCATGCTCGTCACCGGCATCGCGATCGGCCTCGTAACGACGATCCTCGGCGCCATCCTGATCTCGCTCGGCATGTGGCAGAAGGGCCGGATGGAAGAGGTGTTCCTGTCGAAGGAGCTCGGCGAAGACGCCTACGGCGCCTATTGCCGCCGCGTGCCGATGATCATTCCGTTCCTGTCGCCGCGGTGA
- a CDS encoding DUF2934 domain-containing protein, which translates to MPNLEEAIRERAYHLWVADGQPDGKAEVHWMHAQYEILEASVANPAVADIAVTKPARRVRSPKKQNSR; encoded by the coding sequence ATGCCAAATCTGGAAGAGGCAATTCGCGAGCGCGCCTACCACCTCTGGGTCGCCGATGGGCAACCCGACGGAAAGGCGGAAGTCCATTGGATGCATGCTCAATACGAAATTCTCGAGGCGTCAGTCGCAAACCCTGCTGTGGCTGACATCGCAGTGACAAAACCCGCCAGAAGGGTGCGATCCCCGAAAAAGCAAAACTCGCGCTGA
- a CDS encoding PQQ-dependent sugar dehydrogenase, with amino-acid sequence MAAAVGHRARAGLGPGAGLDHPRWIEVLPNGDVLIAEATQIAGAPRSVFHYAMQATMRRAAALGVSANRITLLRDKDGDGVAEVRGAFMENLSQPFGMALVGNTFYVGNTDGVMAFPYVANADRITAPGKRLTTFKPSGHWTRSLLASPDGKKLYAGVGSLSNIAEMGMEVEEGRAAVYELDLAAGTHRIFGAGLRNPVGLAWEPNTNVLWTVVNERDGLGDETPPDYLTSVRDGGFYGWPYCYWGKTVDDRVPQDPAMVAKALQPDYALGGHTASLGLCWMPAGTLPGFPDGMVIGQHGSWNRSTLSGYKLVFIPFENGKPSGPGRDILSGFLSPDEKESYGRPVGVVIGPDKKSLLMADDVGNVIWRVTGA; translated from the coding sequence ATGGCGGCGGCTGTCGGGCACCGCGCCCGCGCCGGCCTGGGGCCAGGCGCCGGGCTCGACCATCCGCGCTGGATCGAGGTGCTGCCGAATGGCGACGTGCTGATCGCGGAGGCGACGCAGATTGCGGGCGCGCCGAGGTCGGTGTTTCACTATGCGATGCAGGCGACGATGCGGCGCGCCGCAGCGCTCGGCGTCAGCGCCAATCGCATCACGCTGCTGCGCGACAAAGACGGCGACGGCGTCGCCGAAGTGCGCGGCGCCTTCATGGAGAACCTCAGCCAGCCCTTCGGCATGGCGCTGGTCGGCAACACATTCTATGTCGGCAACACCGACGGCGTGATGGCCTTCCCCTATGTCGCCAATGCCGACCGCATCACCGCGCCGGGCAAGCGGCTCACGACGTTCAAGCCGAGCGGCCACTGGACGCGCAGCCTGCTCGCAAGCCCCGACGGCAAGAAGCTCTATGCCGGTGTCGGCTCGCTCAGCAACATCGCCGAGATGGGCATGGAGGTCGAGGAAGGCCGCGCCGCGGTCTATGAGCTCGATCTCGCCGCCGGCACGCATCGCATTTTTGGTGCGGGACTGCGCAACCCGGTTGGACTCGCGTGGGAGCCCAATACGAACGTGCTCTGGACCGTCGTCAACGAGCGCGACGGGCTCGGCGACGAGACGCCGCCGGACTATCTCACCTCGGTGCGCGACGGCGGCTTCTACGGCTGGCCCTATTGCTACTGGGGCAAGACGGTCGACGATCGCGTGCCGCAGGATCCCGCGATGGTCGCCAAGGCGCTTCAACCGGACTATGCGCTCGGCGGCCACACCGCTTCGCTCGGCCTATGCTGGATGCCCGCCGGCACGCTGCCGGGCTTTCCGGACGGCATGGTGATCGGTCAGCACGGCTCGTGGAATCGCAGCACGCTGTCCGGCTACAAACTGGTGTTCATCCCGTTCGAGAACGGCAAGCCTTCCGGCCCCGGTCGCGACATCCTGTCCGGCTTCCTGTCCCCGGACGAGAAGGAATCCTACGGCCGCCCGGTTGGCGTCGTGATCGGCCCCGACAAGAAGTCGCTGCTGATGGCCGACGACGTCGGCAACGTGATCTGGCGCGTCACGGGCGCGTAG
- a CDS encoding aspartate dehydrogenase — translation MTGQKASNELRVAIAGLGSIGTKIASALDQGIEGLTLSAVAVRNPAKHQAFIGGLRRPPQIVPIEQLGEVADIVVECAPSSQLRAIVEPAVKRGKAAVVVSVGGLLDNFDLVDLARANGGRIIVPTGALIGLDAVNAAAIGTINSVKMVTRKPIDGLKGAPFIVENNIDIDNLREPLKLFEGTAREAAKGFPANLNVAVALSLAGVGPDRTSVQIWADPTVTRNVHRIEVEADSARFSMSIENIPSENPKTGLITALSVIALLRKQRATLCVGT, via the coding sequence ATGACTGGACAGAAAGCTTCGAACGAATTGCGGGTTGCCATCGCAGGCCTGGGCTCGATCGGCACCAAGATCGCGTCGGCGCTCGATCAGGGTATCGAGGGCTTGACCCTGTCGGCCGTCGCGGTGCGCAATCCCGCAAAGCATCAGGCCTTTATCGGCGGTTTGCGCCGTCCGCCGCAAATCGTGCCGATCGAGCAGCTCGGCGAAGTCGCCGACATCGTGGTCGAATGCGCGCCGAGCAGCCAGTTGCGCGCGATCGTCGAACCCGCGGTGAAACGCGGCAAGGCCGCGGTCGTCGTCAGCGTCGGCGGGCTGCTCGACAATTTCGATCTCGTCGATCTCGCCCGCGCCAATGGTGGCCGCATCATCGTGCCGACCGGGGCGTTGATCGGGCTGGACGCCGTCAACGCCGCCGCAATCGGCACCATCAACTCGGTGAAGATGGTGACGCGCAAGCCGATCGACGGCTTGAAGGGCGCGCCCTTCATCGTCGAGAACAACATCGATATCGACAATCTGCGCGAGCCGCTCAAGCTGTTCGAGGGCACCGCGCGCGAGGCCGCAAAGGGCTTTCCGGCCAATCTCAACGTCGCGGTCGCGCTGTCGCTCGCGGGCGTCGGGCCCGACCGCACCTCGGTGCAGATCTGGGCCGATCCGACCGTGACGCGCAACGTTCACCGCATCGAGGTCGAAGCGGATTCGGCGCGCTTCTCGATGTCGATCGAGAACATCCCGTCGGAGAATCCCAAGACGGGCCTGATCACGGCGCTCTCCGTGATCGCGCTGCTACGCAAGCAGCGCGCCACGCTTTGTGTCGGGACGTAA
- a CDS encoding LysR family transcriptional regulator has translation MELHQLRCFVAAAEQLHFGHAAQQLQMLPSALGRQIRLLEEDLGTRLFARTTRAVSLTEDGTTLLRDARAILAKVEAVENNLRNRSRAGAARRLRVGAIDSAAAGLLPPLLRDFRDKHPEIAVQLLEDKTVRLLPKILTGALDLAFVRPPDSADKRLEFRDLLQETAIVAFPQRHALAERKSITLAQIADEAMLVPDRRSRPHSHDLTIKLFEQAGLTPRIVQVADEKQTIIHLVATKLGVAIVPRWTTRMAVTGVRFVPLRPKQSGPIGRLPLAAAWLRGSRDPARDAMLAVLEARLRSYAREA, from the coding sequence ATGGAATTGCATCAGTTGCGATGCTTCGTGGCGGCGGCCGAGCAGCTGCATTTCGGCCATGCGGCGCAGCAGCTCCAGATGCTGCCCTCCGCGCTCGGCCGGCAGATCAGGCTGTTGGAAGAAGATCTGGGAACGCGGCTGTTCGCACGGACCACGCGCGCGGTGTCGCTGACGGAAGACGGCACGACGCTGCTGCGCGATGCCCGCGCCATCCTCGCCAAGGTCGAGGCGGTCGAGAATAATCTGCGCAACCGCTCGCGCGCGGGCGCCGCGCGGCGTCTGCGGGTCGGCGCCATCGACAGCGCGGCGGCGGGATTGCTGCCGCCGCTCTTGCGCGATTTCCGCGACAAGCATCCTGAGATCGCGGTGCAGCTGCTCGAGGACAAGACCGTCCGGCTGCTGCCGAAGATTTTGACCGGCGCGCTGGATCTCGCCTTCGTCCGCCCGCCCGACAGTGCGGACAAGCGGCTCGAATTCCGAGATCTGCTCCAGGAGACCGCGATCGTGGCGTTTCCGCAGCGGCATGCGTTGGCCGAGCGCAAGTCGATCACGCTGGCGCAGATCGCCGACGAGGCGATGCTGGTGCCGGACCGCCGCTCGCGGCCGCACAGCCACGACCTCACGATCAAGCTGTTCGAGCAGGCCGGGCTGACGCCGCGCATCGTGCAGGTCGCCGACGAGAAGCAGACCATCATCCATCTGGTGGCAACGAAGCTCGGCGTTGCGATCGTGCCGCGCTGGACCACGCGGATGGCGGTGACGGGCGTGCGCTTCGTGCCGCTGCGGCCGAAGCAGAGCGGCCCCATTGGCCGGCTGCCGCTTGCCGCCGCATGGCTGCGCGGTTCGCGCGACCCGGCCCGCGATGCCATGCTGGCGGTGCTGGAGGCGCGCCTGCGCAGCTATGCGCGGGAGGCGTGA
- a CDS encoding MFS transporter produces the protein MASEIQTRVLRKITWRIVPFIMLLYFVAFIDRVNIGFASLTMNKDIGLSPVVYGFGAGIFFWGYFLFEVPSNIILHKVGARIWIARVMITWGLVSAAMAFVQGATSFYVLRFLLGVAEAGFFPGIILYLSYWFPARQRAAVTALFMAAAPLSTVLGSPISGALLEMDGHFGFKGWQWLFVLEALPAVVLGFVVLGFLTDRPEKAKWLAEDERRWLVETMNAETTSKAATASHSIWRGLADPRVLALSLIYFGTSAGLYTLGVWAPQIIKQFGLSSLQVGFLNALPATAAVVAMILWARHSDRTGERTWHVVWACLIAAAGLAYAGLATGVVAVLVALTLVNIGISSAKPPLWSMPTLFLSGPAAAAGIATINSIGNLGGFVGPAMIGWIKDQTGSFVGGLYFVSGLLVLSAVLTLLLSRAQTAPVEPVPQSH, from the coding sequence GTGGCGAGCGAGATTCAGACGCGCGTGCTGCGCAAGATCACCTGGCGCATCGTTCCCTTCATCATGCTGCTGTACTTCGTGGCCTTCATCGACCGCGTCAATATCGGCTTTGCCTCGCTGACGATGAACAAGGACATCGGCCTGTCGCCCGTGGTCTACGGCTTCGGCGCCGGCATCTTCTTCTGGGGCTATTTCCTGTTCGAAGTGCCGTCCAACATCATCCTGCACAAGGTCGGCGCGCGGATCTGGATTGCGCGGGTGATGATCACCTGGGGCCTCGTGTCGGCCGCGATGGCGTTCGTGCAAGGCGCGACCAGCTTCTACGTGCTGCGCTTCCTGCTTGGTGTCGCCGAAGCCGGCTTCTTTCCCGGAATCATCCTCTACCTCTCCTACTGGTTCCCGGCGCGCCAGCGTGCCGCGGTGACCGCGCTGTTCATGGCGGCCGCGCCACTCTCGACCGTGCTGGGCTCGCCGATATCAGGCGCGCTGCTGGAGATGGACGGCCATTTCGGCTTCAAGGGCTGGCAATGGCTGTTCGTGCTGGAGGCGCTGCCGGCCGTGGTGCTCGGCTTCGTCGTGCTCGGTTTTCTGACCGATCGCCCCGAGAAGGCGAAATGGCTTGCGGAGGACGAGCGGCGCTGGCTGGTCGAGACCATGAACGCTGAGACCACCAGCAAGGCCGCGACCGCGAGCCACAGCATCTGGCGCGGGCTTGCGGACCCGCGAGTGCTGGCGCTGTCGCTGATCTATTTCGGCACCTCGGCCGGCCTCTACACGCTCGGCGTCTGGGCGCCGCAGATCATCAAGCAGTTCGGCCTGTCCTCGCTTCAGGTCGGCTTCCTCAACGCCCTGCCTGCAACCGCCGCCGTCGTCGCCATGATCCTGTGGGCGCGGCACTCGGACCGCACCGGCGAGCGTACCTGGCACGTCGTATGGGCCTGCCTGATCGCCGCTGCGGGCCTCGCCTATGCCGGCCTTGCGACCGGCGTCGTCGCTGTGCTGGTCGCGCTGACGCTGGTGAACATCGGCATCTCTTCGGCCAAGCCGCCACTGTGGAGCATGCCGACGCTGTTCCTGTCCGGCCCCGCGGCCGCGGCCGGGATCGCCACCATCAACTCGATCGGCAATCTCGGCGGCTTCGTTGGTCCGGCCATGATCGGCTGGATCAAGGACCAGACCGGCAGTTTTGTCGGCGGACTCTATTTCGTCAGCGGCCTGCTCGTTCTCTCGGCGGTCCTGACCCTGCTATTGTCGCGCGCGCAGACCGCGCCCGTCGAACCCGTCCCGCAGTCCCACTGA
- a CDS encoding tartrate dehydrogenase: MRTHSIAAIPADGIGPEVISAGVRVLEALAKRSGDLAFNVKTFDWGSDYYKKHGVMMPADGLAELKKFDAIYFGAVGAPDVPDHITLWGLRLPICQGFDQYANVRPTKILPGVASPLRNVGVGDLDWVIVRENSEGEYAGMGGRAHRGLPEEVGTEVAVFTRVGVTRIMRYAFQLAQSRPRKFLTVVTKSNAQRHGMVMWDEIAAEVATEFPDVTWDKMLVDAMTVRMTLHPKSLDTIVATNLHADILSDLAGALAGSLGVAPTGNIDPQRRFPSMFEPIHGSAFDITGKGIANPVATFWTGAQMLEHLGEKDAAIRLMSAVERVCAAGVLTPDVGGKATTKEVTDAVIDAIHGTNV, encoded by the coding sequence ATGCGCACTCATTCGATCGCAGCAATTCCGGCCGACGGCATCGGCCCCGAGGTCATCTCGGCCGGCGTCCGCGTGCTGGAGGCTCTGGCAAAACGCAGCGGCGACCTCGCCTTCAACGTCAAGACGTTCGACTGGGGCTCGGACTATTACAAGAAGCACGGCGTGATGATGCCGGCTGACGGCCTTGCCGAGCTGAAGAAGTTCGACGCGATCTATTTCGGCGCGGTCGGTGCGCCCGACGTGCCCGATCACATCACGCTGTGGGGCCTGCGCCTGCCGATCTGCCAGGGCTTTGACCAATACGCCAACGTGCGGCCGACCAAGATCCTGCCCGGCGTCGCCTCGCCGCTGCGCAATGTCGGCGTCGGCGATCTCGACTGGGTGATTGTGCGCGAGAACTCGGAAGGCGAATATGCCGGCATGGGCGGCCGTGCGCACAGGGGCCTGCCGGAAGAAGTCGGCACCGAGGTCGCGGTGTTCACCCGCGTAGGCGTCACCCGCATCATGCGCTACGCGTTCCAGCTCGCGCAGTCGCGGCCGCGCAAATTCCTAACCGTCGTGACCAAGTCGAACGCGCAGCGCCACGGCATGGTGATGTGGGACGAGATCGCAGCCGAAGTCGCGACCGAATTCCCCGATGTGACCTGGGACAAGATGCTGGTCGACGCCATGACGGTGCGCATGACGCTGCATCCGAAGAGCCTCGACACCATCGTTGCGACCAACCTCCACGCCGACATCCTCTCCGATCTTGCCGGCGCGCTGGCGGGAAGCCTCGGCGTCGCGCCGACCGGCAACATCGACCCGCAGCGCCGCTTCCCCTCGATGTTCGAGCCGATCCACGGCTCGGCGTTCGACATCACCGGCAAGGGCATCGCCAACCCGGTCGCGACCTTCTGGACCGGTGCCCAGATGCTCGAGCATCTCGGCGAGAAGGACGCGGCAATACGGCTGATGTCGGCGGTCGAGCGCGTCTGCGCGGCCGGCGTGCTGACGCCCGATGTCGGCGGCAAGGCGACGACGAAGGAAGTCACGGACGCCGTGATCGACGCGATCCACGGGACGAACGTGTAA
- a CDS encoding LysM peptidoglycan-binding domain-containing protein, whose amino-acid sequence MIDLRRLVVLAAVALLALGTGMAAASPAKPKRPAVATTAPPPPAPPVELLPPPKIYLFRGAMGPIFSTGMDRLSEKLTKAGFSADVYEFTICRWIGDRVISSYKESPAPIVLIGHSMGGLCSVVISEMAAKENIRISLVIAIDSAHATGDVPLNVERFINIFLSDSVLGGGDVVAVPGYRGHYASYDLKENSRVSHINIEKSDDIHRQIIEMVTQLPRIPAQSQADAVPLRYLVPANTPVELWDSGVRVPVRTGDTMESIAAARRVPLWTLAQSNSLAENATLTPGQSIIVPRHLTPPEPVAAMAAPAPPPQGRK is encoded by the coding sequence ATGATCGATTTGAGGCGGCTAGTCGTGCTGGCAGCGGTTGCGCTGCTCGCCCTAGGCACCGGCATGGCCGCTGCCTCACCTGCGAAGCCGAAGCGCCCCGCGGTCGCGACCACTGCGCCGCCGCCTCCCGCTCCGCCGGTCGAGCTGCTGCCGCCGCCAAAGATCTACCTGTTCCGCGGCGCCATGGGGCCGATCTTCTCGACCGGCATGGACCGGCTCAGCGAAAAGCTGACGAAGGCCGGCTTCTCGGCCGATGTCTATGAATTCACCATCTGCCGATGGATCGGCGATCGTGTCATCTCCAGCTACAAGGAGAGCCCGGCGCCGATCGTGCTGATCGGCCACTCAATGGGCGGGCTGTGCTCGGTCGTGATCTCCGAGATGGCGGCCAAGGAGAACATCCGGATCAGCCTCGTCATCGCCATCGATTCCGCGCATGCGACCGGCGACGTGCCGCTCAATGTCGAGCGCTTCATCAACATCTTCCTCTCCGACAGCGTGCTCGGCGGCGGCGACGTCGTGGCCGTGCCCGGCTATCGGGGCCATTACGCGAGCTACGACCTCAAGGAGAACAGCCGCGTCTCGCACATCAACATCGAGAAGTCGGACGACATCCATCGCCAGATCATCGAGATGGTGACGCAGCTGCCACGCATCCCCGCGCAGAGCCAGGCCGATGCGGTGCCGCTGCGCTATCTCGTTCCGGCGAACACGCCGGTCGAATTGTGGGACAGCGGCGTGCGGGTGCCCGTGCGCACCGGCGACACCATGGAGAGCATCGCCGCTGCCCGCCGCGTGCCACTGTGGACGCTGGCGCAGAGCAACTCGCTGGCGGAGAACGCGACCCTCACCCCCGGCCAGTCCATCATCGTCCCGCGCCATCTGACGCCGCCGGAGCCTGTGGCCGCGATGGCGGCGCCGGCGCCGCCGCCGCAAGGGCGGAAGTAG
- a CDS encoding DUF3313 domain-containing protein yields the protein MGAALALGGCATAPLEQAGSLRSYDRMSEANGLVTRSKIRVNKQDVLAAKTIRIASTVFPARTDVVLNEKERRLVANAISRELCLRLSERFRIVSSDDDADLTVQATVTHAAPTSPTASGASKALSIAKTVALPGVPVPVPRLPVGLGSLSVEAEARDFAGFQKAAMVWARGANSITNSPRVANEGDAYDLAADFGTDFAKLVTTGESPFGGIPALPPMDSIPVRLGGAPKYVACEAFGRFPGITGFAGQGLGLPPAWTDSGAKESPANNPAPPPVPGANSEQALTQ from the coding sequence ATGGGTGCCGCGCTTGCGCTCGGAGGGTGTGCGACCGCGCCGCTCGAACAGGCCGGCTCGCTCAGGAGCTATGACCGGATGTCGGAAGCGAACGGGCTGGTGACGCGATCGAAGATCCGCGTGAACAAGCAGGATGTGCTGGCGGCGAAGACGATCCGGATCGCATCGACCGTCTTTCCCGCGCGCACCGATGTCGTGTTGAACGAAAAGGAACGTCGCCTGGTTGCGAACGCCATCAGCCGCGAGCTGTGTCTCCGCTTGAGCGAGCGCTTCCGTATCGTCTCATCCGATGACGACGCCGATCTCACGGTGCAGGCGACGGTGACGCATGCCGCGCCGACCAGCCCGACCGCCTCCGGCGCATCGAAAGCCCTGTCGATTGCCAAGACCGTTGCGCTTCCCGGCGTGCCTGTACCGGTGCCGAGGCTTCCGGTCGGGCTCGGCAGCCTGTCGGTCGAGGCGGAAGCGCGCGATTTTGCAGGATTTCAGAAGGCGGCCATGGTCTGGGCGCGCGGCGCCAACTCGATTACCAACTCTCCGCGGGTCGCCAATGAGGGCGATGCCTACGATCTCGCCGCCGATTTCGGCACGGACTTCGCAAAACTGGTTACGACCGGAGAGTCGCCGTTCGGCGGCATCCCCGCGCTGCCGCCGATGGACAGCATTCCCGTGCGGCTCGGCGGTGCGCCCAAATATGTCGCCTGCGAAGCGTTCGGACGGTTTCCCGGCATCACCGGCTTCGCGGGGCAGGGGCTCGGCCTGCCGCCGGCCTGGACCGATTCCGGCGCCAAGGAGAGCCCGGCCAACAATCCGGCCCCGCCGCCTGTGCCCGGAGCGAATTCAGAGCAGGCGCTGACACAGTGA
- a CDS encoding TetR/AcrR family transcriptional regulator, whose product MEMSGLRKVDPVKHEQKRGEILGAAIRCFIRDGFRGASTTDICTEAGISPGHLYHYFASKEAIIEAMIDLGLARSAERFEKILAAADVIEALLVDIEETSLRFRPAQILNLDGLAEAARNPEFAAIIERHTAAVRRMWSDFLRRAQQQGRVDPGLNPDATANILIALVDGSRAMPIRNPKLDIKQSVEHLRTMLARFLNPPDAQSAAIKPRIQKAGRPLKLVRKR is encoded by the coding sequence ATGGAGATGTCCGGTTTGAGGAAAGTCGACCCCGTCAAGCACGAGCAGAAGCGCGGGGAAATCCTCGGCGCGGCGATCCGCTGCTTCATCAGGGACGGCTTCCGCGGCGCCAGCACGACAGATATCTGCACCGAAGCCGGCATCAGTCCGGGCCACCTCTATCACTACTTCGCGAGCAAGGAGGCGATCATCGAGGCGATGATCGACCTCGGTCTCGCGCGGTCGGCCGAGCGGTTTGAGAAGATTCTCGCGGCCGCCGACGTGATCGAGGCACTGCTCGTCGATATCGAAGAAACCAGCCTGCGGTTTCGTCCCGCCCAGATCCTCAATCTGGATGGTCTCGCGGAGGCCGCCCGCAATCCTGAATTCGCTGCGATCATCGAACGCCACACCGCGGCGGTCCGCCGCATGTGGAGCGACTTCCTGCGCCGCGCGCAGCAGCAGGGACGGGTGGATCCTGGGTTAAATCCGGACGCGACGGCAAACATCTTGATCGCCCTCGTCGACGGATCCCGCGCCATGCCGATCCGCAATCCGAAGCTGGATATCAAGCAGAGCGTAGAGCATCTGAGAACGATGCTCGCGCGCTTCCTGAACCCGCCCGACGCACAGAGCGCTGCGATCAAGCCCCGCATTCAGAAGGCCGGTCGTCCCCTGAAGCTGGTCAGGAAGCGATAG